One window from the genome of Streptomyces sp. NBC_01476 encodes:
- a CDS encoding ABC transporter ATP-binding protein, translating into MTETTPGTAAPKRPEISVGPRRPPPQGRAPAAAEGGPPSTLAARDLHLGYEQRRVVAGISTEIPAGQVTMIVGPNACGKSTLLRGLARLLVPAEGQVLLDGEDIHALPTRHVAARLGILPQTPVAPDGIRVIDLVGRGRYPHQGWFRRWTQEDDLAVAEALTATDTLELAERCVDELSGGQRQRVWIAVALAQRTGVLLLDEPTTYLDLPHQVEVLDLVTDLNRDRGATVVTVLHDLNLACRYGDHLIAMKDGRIAAEGPPADVLTEATVRDIFGMECRIITDDVSGTPLVLPVGRHHVREAG; encoded by the coding sequence ATGACCGAAACGACACCCGGCACCGCCGCGCCGAAGCGGCCGGAGATCTCCGTCGGGCCCCGGCGCCCGCCACCGCAGGGCCGCGCGCCCGCTGCCGCGGAAGGCGGCCCGCCGAGCACGCTCGCCGCCCGCGACCTGCATCTCGGGTACGAGCAGCGGCGGGTGGTCGCCGGGATCAGCACCGAAATCCCGGCCGGACAGGTGACGATGATCGTCGGCCCCAACGCCTGCGGGAAGTCCACGCTGCTGCGCGGGCTCGCCCGTCTGCTCGTACCGGCCGAGGGCCAGGTGCTGCTGGACGGCGAGGACATCCACGCCCTGCCCACCCGGCACGTGGCGGCCCGGCTCGGCATCCTGCCGCAGACCCCGGTCGCACCGGACGGCATCCGGGTCATCGACCTGGTCGGCCGGGGCCGTTACCCGCACCAGGGCTGGTTCCGGCGCTGGACGCAGGAGGACGATCTGGCGGTGGCCGAGGCGCTGACCGCCACCGACACCCTCGAACTGGCCGAGCGCTGTGTCGACGAACTCTCCGGCGGCCAGCGCCAACGCGTCTGGATCGCGGTCGCGCTGGCCCAGCGGACCGGGGTGCTGCTGCTCGACGAGCCGACCACGTATCTGGACCTGCCGCACCAGGTGGAGGTGCTCGACCTGGTCACCGATCTCAACCGGGACCGCGGTGCCACCGTGGTCACGGTGCTGCACGACCTCAACCTGGCCTGCCGTTACGGCGACCACCTGATCGCGATGAAGGACGGCCGGATAGCCGCCGAAGGGCCGCCCGCCGACGTGCTCACCGAAGCGACGGTCCGCGACATCTTCGGCATGGAGTGCCGGATCATCACCGACGACGTCTCCGGTACGCCGCTGGTGCTGCCGGTCGGCCGCCACCATGTGCGGGAGGCCGGCTGA
- a CDS encoding FecCD family ABC transporter permease has translation MTTAPPARTSPAPVSAQTLRTLRAARVRGRARTWSVAAALLAAVVVLLCASLSVGDFAIPLPDVLRTLAGGGDASTGFIVLRVRLPRAVTAIGAGAAFGLSGSIFQTLIRNPLASPDVIGITAGASAAAVIAIVALGLGGAAVPGMAVAGALITALAIYLLAWRRGVTGNRLVLVGIGVAAALSSVVSFLLTRADVYTAQQALLWLTGSLDGADWPRARVLLYCLAPLLPATVAAARTLPALSLGDDTAKGLGVRVERGRLLLILVGVCLAAVATAATGPVAFVAFLAGPLARRLVHGRGPALGLSALTGAVVMLGADFAGQHLFGPTAFPVGVITGVLGAPVLLWLLARTNRVGQGG, from the coding sequence ATGACCACCGCGCCACCTGCCCGTACCTCCCCCGCACCGGTGTCCGCGCAGACGCTGCGGACGCTGCGCGCCGCCCGGGTCCGCGGCCGGGCCCGCACCTGGTCGGTCGCCGCCGCGCTGCTGGCGGCGGTCGTCGTGCTGCTCTGCGCGTCGCTGTCCGTCGGGGACTTCGCCATCCCGCTGCCCGATGTGCTGCGGACGCTGGCCGGCGGCGGGGACGCGAGCACCGGCTTCATCGTGCTGCGGGTACGGCTGCCGAGGGCCGTCACCGCGATCGGTGCCGGGGCCGCTTTCGGGCTGTCCGGCTCGATCTTCCAGACCCTCATCCGCAACCCGCTGGCCAGCCCCGATGTCATCGGCATCACCGCGGGCGCCAGTGCGGCGGCGGTGATCGCCATCGTCGCCCTCGGGCTGGGCGGCGCCGCGGTGCCCGGGATGGCGGTGGCCGGCGCGCTGATCACCGCGCTGGCGATCTACCTGCTGGCGTGGCGGCGCGGGGTCACCGGGAACCGGCTGGTGCTGGTCGGTATCGGGGTGGCCGCGGCGCTGTCGAGCGTCGTCTCCTTCCTGCTGACCCGCGCCGACGTCTACACCGCCCAGCAGGCGCTGCTCTGGCTGACCGGCAGCCTCGACGGGGCGGACTGGCCGCGGGCCCGAGTGCTGCTGTACTGCCTCGCGCCGCTGCTGCCGGCCACGGTCGCCGCCGCCCGGACGCTGCCGGCGCTGAGCCTGGGCGACGACACCGCCAAGGGGCTGGGGGTCAGGGTGGAGCGCGGCCGGCTGCTGCTGATCCTGGTCGGGGTCTGCCTGGCCGCGGTCGCGACGGCGGCGACCGGGCCGGTGGCCTTCGTCGCCTTCCTGGCCGGCCCGCTGGCCCGGCGTCTGGTGCACGGCCGCGGGCCCGCGCTCGGGCTGTCCGCGCTGACCGGCGCCGTCGTCATGCTCGGCGCCGACTTCGCCGGCCAGCACCTGTTCGGCCCGACCGCCTTCCCGGTCGGTGTGATCACCGGGGTGCTCGGCGCCCCCGTACTGCTGTGGCTGCTGGCCCGGACCAACCGGGTCGGGCAGGGAGGCTGA
- a CDS encoding HoxN/HupN/NixA family nickel/cobalt transporter, translating to MTRAEWTRLGGMAAFIVALHVIGWFTLAAIVAPNHYSLGTKSFGIGIGVTAYTLGMRHAFDADHIAAIDNTTRKLMGEGKRPLSVGFWFSLGHSSIVFALAFLLSLGIKSLAGPVQDDDSQLHNVTGWVGTTVSGTFLYVIAFINLVILAGIWKVFRQMREGHFDEAALEEQLNNRGFMNRLLGRVMKSITKPWQMYPLGLLFGLGFDTATEIALLVLAGSGAASGLPWYAILCLPVLFAAGMSLLDTIDGSFMNFAYEWAFSKPVRKVYYNLTITGLSVAVALIIGTVELLGLVADKAKLHGAFWDWVGGLDLNIIGYVIVGLFFVTWAVAFAVWRFGNIEEKWSAGLRTAEQPSD from the coding sequence ATGACCCGGGCGGAGTGGACGCGGCTCGGCGGGATGGCCGCCTTCATCGTGGCGCTCCATGTCATCGGATGGTTCACCCTGGCGGCGATCGTGGCACCCAACCACTACAGCCTGGGCACCAAGTCCTTCGGCATCGGCATCGGGGTGACCGCCTACACCCTCGGCATGCGGCACGCCTTCGACGCCGACCACATCGCGGCCATCGACAACACCACCCGGAAGCTGATGGGCGAGGGCAAGCGCCCGCTCTCGGTGGGTTTCTGGTTCTCGCTCGGCCACTCCAGCATCGTCTTCGCACTGGCCTTCCTGCTCTCACTGGGCATCAAGTCGCTGGCCGGCCCGGTGCAGGACGACGACTCCCAGCTGCACAACGTCACCGGCTGGGTCGGCACCACGGTCTCCGGCACGTTCCTGTACGTGATCGCGTTCATCAACCTGGTGATCCTGGCCGGCATCTGGAAGGTCTTCCGGCAGATGCGCGAGGGCCACTTCGACGAGGCCGCCCTCGAAGAGCAGCTGAACAACCGGGGCTTCATGAACCGGCTGCTCGGCCGGGTGATGAAGTCGATCACCAAGCCGTGGCAGATGTACCCGCTGGGCCTGCTCTTCGGCCTCGGCTTCGACACCGCGACCGAGATCGCGCTGCTGGTGCTGGCCGGCTCAGGCGCGGCGTCCGGGCTGCCCTGGTACGCGATCCTCTGCCTGCCGGTGCTCTTCGCCGCCGGCATGTCCCTGCTGGACACCATCGACGGCTCCTTCATGAACTTCGCCTACGAGTGGGCGTTCTCCAAGCCGGTCCGCAAGGTGTACTACAACCTCACCATCACCGGTCTGTCGGTGGCGGTGGCGCTGATCATCGGCACCGTCGAACTCCTCGGCCTGGTCGCCGACAAGGCGAAGCTGCACGGCGCCTTCTGGGACTGGGTCGGCGGTCTCGACCTCAACATCATCGGTTACGTCATCGTCGGACTGTTCTTCGTCACCTGGGCGGTCGCCTTCGCGGTGTGGCGGTTCGGCAACATCGAGGAGAAGTGGTCGGCGGGCCTGCGGACCGCCGAGCAGCCGTCCGACTGA